In the genome of Methanococcoides burtonii DSM 6242, the window AGTGTCATTAAATAAATCGTAACTATTCAGCCTACCTAGAGTCAATCCTGTATGACCAACCTTTACACAAAAAGATTAGAAGCTCAAACAATTGTTGGAATAAATGGCATTCCAGCAATTGCATTTCGAATTGCATCCATCACAGGAACCTGATTCTTCTTAACAGTAGAAATGTAACTTCTTACCCGCGAGAAAATTAATGCTCCTTGCATACTTCGGAATGTACCCGATATCTTCTGCTGTACTTTCATCATTCTCACATCCCTTTCTGCAAGATTATTCTCAAATGGAACTTTTAGATCATGCATAAACCTGAGAATATCATTTTTATAACCAATAAACCGATCCAGCAGATTTTTTGCTGTGGTTTGTTTAGTTCTTCCTCGCTTCTTTGATTTGGCTTGAAGTTGAGGATTTTCTTCTATCCCAATATGAATTATCTGGCCGTACCAATCTTCAAACTCTTTAATTCTCTCTGGTTTCATACAACCAGACATTTCTCGGATGGTCAACTGATTTTTTGACATCAATAATAGAATATTCATAGCTTTTGACCACAATTGATCATCGTTCTCGCTTACACTTGTTAATTCTCGCAATAGATGAGCATTACAGATCGAATGATCACAATCATATTTGTAATATGATTTCCAGAAATAATGAACTACTGTACCATTGAAATTTGGTAAGATTCCCATCGCATTCATTGCTTCAGAGCCTCTTTTTTGATGAGGATAATAACATGTCATTTTGTTTGTAGAAGCAACATGTAACCACTGTCGTTTTCCTTCTATTCTCATACCAGTTTCATCACAATTTATCACAGGAGATTCTATTAAGAAGTTCTTGATCTGCTGTTCGAAATCTTCAAGTTTTTCAAAACATGTCTTTTCTGCCCTGGCCAAAGTAGCGGGACTTATTTCACATCCACAAACATCAGCTCGCAATTCACAGCTGCGTTCATAAGGAAGTAATTGATAATCATGTAAGTAGACTGCTAATGATGCAAGACGTAAGCCATATTGCGTGGGTTGTTTAACCTTTTCTGAAAAAGTAGCTTTGTTCTTGCAACCGCAGTGAGGACAGGACTTGATTTCAGCACGATGTTCTGTTACTTGAAGCTTAATGGGAGGTATGTCAAATACTTGCCTTTTTTCATGATCTTTAACTTCTATATCTTCAAGCGATCTTTCACAATTGCTACATTTGTGTACTTTGTGAATTATAACTTCGTCAGGAACATCTACCATTCTGAGAGTAGTTCCAGGATGGTCTTTCTGACCACCTGGTTTCTTTCCACTCTTTTTTCGTCTGCTTTTTGTTTTTGGTTTCTCATTAATAAAAACATCAGTTGAAGGTGGTTTACTGCTGTTTCGGCTGTTTTTTTTGAGTTGCTCTTCCAACTTTTTAACTCGTTCTTCGAGTTCGGTTATTCTGGCAGCTTGTAGTTCTATGATCGTTTGTTGTTCAGCAATGATGTCGTACAATGTAGTGACAAGAGTGACAACTGCTTCGGGACCTTGTTCATAAACTGCTAGGATTTCTTTGCGTTTCGTGTTCATTCACCTCCTGTTTGGCAAAACCAATTGATTTTTTGGGTGTGAACTTATATAGAATGCTACTACTTGCTTTTTTCGTAAAAATCCATGTCAGAAGATGAAATAGATTGAGGTGGGGGGATTTTAGCACGCAAAGGTGGCTGAATAGTTACTTCTTCTTTTTTAGAATATAATGAGTCCATCAAATTAGCATGTAAATCCTCCCATTCTAATTTGATGAACTCTTAAAGAAATAAGGTACAAATTAAAAATGTGGAGAATGGGCGTTGTGTGCCCATTATTGCTAAATGCGCTTTAAGCTACGCATTTAATAGTGTCCACAGATGGTTTTATAGTTTGTATTACAGGTATTCTTCCATTTCATCGAATTGAAGATACCTGTAGATCTCGTCCTGCTTTGGCTCGATCTTCTCCATGTAAATTTCCATGTACTCATTTACCGTGGGTATCCTGCCAAGGTTGGAGATAACCGCTCCAAGCTCCGCTGAGCCAAGGTAGACCTGGGCTCCGTCACCCACACGGTTGTCAAAGTTACGGGTGCTTGTGGAAAACACGGTGGATTCATCCGGTACACGAGCCTGGTTCCCCATACATAGTGAGCATCCCGCTATCTCGATGCGGGCACCAACCTGACCGTACACGGAGAAAACTGACTCTTCCCTGAGCTTTGCCTGGTCCATCCGGGTAGGAGGGCAGATCCAGGTGCGGACATCAGAGTTGAACTTCTGGTCACGCCAGATTTCGGCTGCAGCGCGGAAGTGCCCGATGTTTGTCATGCATGAGCCTATAAAGACATCCTGAATAGGGGTGCCTGCAACCTCGGAAAGCAGTTTGACATCATCAGGATCATTTGGGCATGCAAGGATCGGCTCCTTGATATCTGCAAGATCTATCCCTATGACAGCGGCGTAATCTGCATTCGGATCTGCTTTTAGTAGTTTCGGATCTTCCAGCCATTCCTCAACAGCTTCTATGCGCTTTTGGAGAGTCTGTGCATCGCTATACCCATTTCCTATCATTTTTTTCATCAATGCCACGTTGGAGCGCAGATAGGTGGCTACGGGCTTCTCATCAAGCTGGATACAACCGGCTGCGGCTGAGCGCTCTGCCGCAGAGTCTGTCAACTCGAATGCCTGCTCGGCCGTGAGGTCGGGTAGCCCTTCTATTTCAAGAATGCGTCCGTTGAAGATATTGATCTTATTTTTCTTTGGTACGGTCATCAGACCCTGCTGGATAGCATAGTATGGTATTGAGTTGACCACATCACGCAGTGTAATGCCAGAGTTAAGTTTTCCGCTGAAACGTACCAGCACGGATTCAGGCATATCCAGAGGCATGAAACCCAGAGCTCCGGCAAAGGCCACAAGCCCGGAACCTGCCGGGAATGATATGCCGATCGGGAACCTTGTATGAGAGTCACCACCAGTACCCACTGTGTCCGGAACCAGCAGGCGGTTAAGCCAGCTGTGGATAATTCCATCTCCGGGATTCAGGGAGACACCGCCACGATCAGATACAAAATCAGGCAGTGTCCTGTGCATCTTTACGTCGGTAAGCTTGGGGTATGCTGCTGTGTGACAGAATGACTGCATGAACATGGGAGCTTGGAACTTGAGGCAGGCAAGTTCTGTGAGCTCATCGGTGGTCATGGGACCGGTGGTGTCCTGGGAACCTACAGTGGTCATTATTGGCTCACAGGCTGTACCAGGCAGAACTCCATCTACACTGCATGCCTGACCAACTATCTTCTGTGCTAGGGAGTAAGCCTGCCCCGGTTCTGGAATCGGATTATCGGGTTTAACGAAAATGTCTGTCTCAGGCAGACCCAGTACCTCGCGGGTCCGTGTGGTCAGTGACCTGCCAATTATGAGAGGAATACGACCGCCTGCGCGGTATTCGTCCGGAAGGGTGTTAGGGTTGAGGTATAAAGTGGAAAGTACATTACCCTCTTCATCTGTTACTTCACCCTTTACGGTGTTGATTGTAATGATATCGCCATGTTGTAGTTTGCTGATATCCATTTGCAGAGGCAGAGCACCGGAGTCCTCGGCCGTGTTAAAGAAGATAGGAGCTATGGCAGTACCGATGATCACACAGTCACGGCGTTTATTTGGAACATGTGGTATGTCCTTGCCTATGTGCCAGAGCACACTGTTGCAGGCGGATTTTCGGGAGGATCCGGTTCCTACCACATCAGCGACAAAGGCAACTTCGTGTCCTTCTCCGCGCCATTTTGCAATTTCTTCAATGCCTCCGGGGAAGCGGGTAGTGCCCATTTCGAGTGCATGAAGAGGTATGTCGGGGCGACTCCATGCAGCACTTGCAGGGGAGAAATCGTCGGTGTTGATCTCGCCATCAACCTTGAATACTCTGACAGTGATGGTTTCAGGGATCGCTTGTCTGCTTGTGAACCACTCAGCATTAGCCCAGCTTTCAAGAACCTTTCTGGCAGCTTCATTTGTCTCTGACAGTTCCAGTACCTCGTCAAATGCTTCGTAGACCAGGGTTATGCCTGAAAGCGCACAGGTAGCCTCATCTGCTACTTCTGAATCTCCGAGTGCTTCGATAAGATACTTGACATTATAGCCACCGATCATGGTTCCCAGGATCCCGATGGCTTCCTTTTTGTCTATAAGTGGTGAAGAGGCATCTCCTGTCAGTATATTACCAAGGAAATCTGCCTTGACCTTTGCAGCGGGGCCTACACCAGGAGATATCCGTTCCGTGAACAGGTGGAGAAGGAATTCTTCCTGTTCTGCAGGAGGATTTTGTAACAATTCACAAAGTTCAGAAGTCTGTTCCGGATTCAGAGGAAGTG includes:
- the tnpC gene encoding IS66 family transposase, with product MNTKRKEILAVYEQGPEAVVTLVTTLYDIIAEQQTIIELQAARITELEERVKKLEEQLKKNSRNSSKPPSTDVFINEKPKTKSRRKKSGKKPGGQKDHPGTTLRMVDVPDEVIIHKVHKCSNCERSLEDIEVKDHEKRQVFDIPPIKLQVTEHRAEIKSCPHCGCKNKATFSEKVKQPTQYGLRLASLAVYLHDYQLLPYERSCELRADVCGCEISPATLARAEKTCFEKLEDFEQQIKNFLIESPVINCDETGMRIEGKRQWLHVASTNKMTCYYPHQKRGSEAMNAMGILPNFNGTVVHYFWKSYYKYDCDHSICNAHLLRELTSVSENDDQLWSKAMNILLLMSKNQLTIREMSGCMKPERIKEFEDWYGQIIHIGIEENPQLQAKSKKRGRTKQTTAKNLLDRFIGYKNDILRFMHDLKVPFENNLAERDVRMMKVQQKISGTFRSMQGALIFSRVRSYISTVKKNQVPVMDAIRNAIAGMPFIPTIV
- a CDS encoding bifunctional aconitate hydratase 2/2-methylisocitrate dehydratase, whose amino-acid sequence is MIEAYLIHEEERKAQGIPALPLNPEQTSELCELLQNPPAEQEEFLLHLFTERISPGVGPAAKVKADFLGNILTGDASSPLIDKKEAIGILGTMIGGYNVKYLIEALGDSEVADEATCALSGITLVYEAFDEVLELSETNEAARKVLESWANAEWFTSRQAIPETITVRVFKVDGEINTDDFSPASAAWSRPDIPLHALEMGTTRFPGGIEEIAKWRGEGHEVAFVADVVGTGSSRKSACNSVLWHIGKDIPHVPNKRRDCVIIGTAIAPIFFNTAEDSGALPLQMDISKLQHGDIITINTVKGEVTDEEGNVLSTLYLNPNTLPDEYRAGGRIPLIIGRSLTTRTREVLGLPETDIFVKPDNPIPEPGQAYSLAQKIVGQACSVDGVLPGTACEPIMTTVGSQDTTGPMTTDELTELACLKFQAPMFMQSFCHTAAYPKLTDVKMHRTLPDFVSDRGGVSLNPGDGIIHSWLNRLLVPDTVGTGGDSHTRFPIGISFPAGSGLVAFAGALGFMPLDMPESVLVRFSGKLNSGITLRDVVNSIPYYAIQQGLMTVPKKNKINIFNGRILEIEGLPDLTAEQAFELTDSAAERSAAAGCIQLDEKPVATYLRSNVALMKKMIGNGYSDAQTLQKRIEAVEEWLEDPKLLKADPNADYAAVIGIDLADIKEPILACPNDPDDVKLLSEVAGTPIQDVFIGSCMTNIGHFRAAAEIWRDQKFNSDVRTWICPPTRMDQAKLREESVFSVYGQVGARIEIAGCSLCMGNQARVPDESTVFSTSTRNFDNRVGDGAQVYLGSAELGAVISNLGRIPTVNEYMEIYMEKIEPKQDEIYRYLQFDEMEEYL